One segment of Pseudomonas pohangensis DNA contains the following:
- a CDS encoding ABC transporter ATP-binding protein, with amino-acid sequence MQLRSLLTYAAPYRGRLALVAALMLASSAVTLAVPWLAGQMLGGIFSEQAQDLGKLVGWLLLALLLITLLKIIVANLSGAVSARMLADLRQRVYDHLQSLPLAFHQAHRQGDTLALMTYEVARLSQFLSSTLISIPPLLLTVLGACVLMLRIDPLLALLVPLLVPAFYLILKIVGRRLRGLAQQLQQAEAGVVGLAEENLEMLPALKSFTREREESQRYRTHIDHAMQLTLKENRIYAAMEPLIGLVAAAAAVLLLFFAGKSVHAGSLSPAELFSFLFYAALLTQPVGTLANLYGQIQTTRGTLARLQSVLREKPETGYSATGKLERAEGEIRVEGLRFAYPGRDTTLHGIDLLIRPGETVALTGPNGAGKSTLIALLLRMYEPGAGRILLDGQDIAGINLKDLRRQIGVVPQRALLFNGSVRANIAYGLPGATDAQIEKAARLAQAWEFIQHLPQGFDTQIGDHGVRLSGGQRQRIALARAFVKDPPILVLDEATSMYDLEGESAFVEACADALHDRTVILITHRPASLALAQRILRMESGVLVETTETNT; translated from the coding sequence ATGCAACTGCGCAGCCTGCTCACCTACGCCGCACCCTATCGCGGGCGTCTTGCCTTGGTCGCAGCGCTGATGCTGGCCAGCTCGGCAGTGACCCTGGCCGTACCCTGGCTGGCCGGACAGATGCTCGGTGGCATTTTCAGTGAGCAGGCGCAGGATCTGGGCAAGCTGGTCGGCTGGCTGTTGCTGGCACTGCTGCTGATCACCCTGCTGAAAATCATCGTCGCCAATCTTTCCGGGGCCGTCTCGGCACGCATGCTCGCCGACCTGCGCCAGCGTGTGTATGACCACCTACAGAGCCTGCCGCTGGCCTTTCACCAGGCGCACCGCCAGGGTGACACACTGGCGCTGATGACCTATGAAGTGGCGCGCCTGAGCCAGTTTCTCAGCAGCACCCTGATCAGCATTCCGCCGCTGTTGCTCACCGTGCTCGGCGCCTGTGTGCTGATGTTGCGCATTGATCCGCTGCTGGCCCTGCTGGTGCCGCTGCTGGTACCGGCCTTCTATCTGATCCTGAAAATCGTCGGCCGGCGCCTGCGCGGGCTGGCGCAACAGCTGCAACAGGCCGAGGCCGGGGTGGTCGGGCTGGCCGAAGAAAATCTGGAGATGCTGCCGGCGCTGAAAAGCTTTACCCGCGAGCGCGAGGAATCGCAGCGCTACCGCACGCATATCGACCACGCCATGCAGCTGACGCTGAAAGAAAACCGCATCTACGCCGCCATGGAGCCGCTGATCGGCCTGGTCGCCGCCGCGGCTGCCGTACTGCTGCTGTTTTTCGCGGGCAAAAGCGTACACGCCGGTAGCCTGAGTCCTGCCGAGCTGTTCAGTTTTCTGTTCTACGCGGCGCTACTGACCCAGCCGGTTGGCACTTTGGCCAACCTCTACGGACAGATCCAGACCACCCGCGGCACTCTGGCGCGCCTGCAGAGCGTGCTGCGCGAAAAGCCCGAAACCGGCTACTCGGCAACTGGAAAGCTGGAGCGCGCCGAGGGCGAGATTCGCGTGGAAGGCCTGCGCTTTGCCTACCCCGGCCGCGACACCACCCTGCACGGTATCGACCTGCTGATCCGTCCCGGCGAAACCGTGGCCCTGACAGGCCCCAACGGCGCCGGCAAAAGCACCCTGATCGCCCTGCTGCTGCGCATGTACGAACCCGGCGCCGGGCGCATCCTGCTTGACGGTCAGGACATCGCCGGCATCAACCTCAAGGACCTGCGCCGGCAGATCGGCGTGGTACCGCAGCGTGCATTGCTGTTCAACGGCAGCGTGCGCGCCAATATTGCCTACGGCCTGCCCGGCGCCACTGATGCGCAGATCGAAAAGGCCGCACGCCTGGCCCAGGCCTGGGAATTCATTCAGCATCTGCCACAAGGCTTCGACACGCAGATCGGTGATCACGGCGTGCGCCTGTCCGGCGGCCAGCGCCAGCGCATCGCCCTGGCCCGCGCCTTCGTCAAGGACCCGCCGATTCTGGTTCTCGATGAAGCCACCTCAATGTATGACCTGGAAGGCGAAAGTGCCTTCGTCGAAGCCTGCGCTGATGCCCTGCACGACCGCACAGTGATCCTCATCACCCATCGCCCGGCCAGCCTGGCTTTGGCCCAACGCATCCTGCGCATGGAAAGCGGCGTGCTGGTCGAAACAACGGAAACCAATACATGA
- a CDS encoding nucleotidyltransferase family protein, whose product MPETATIDNLLARTLAGEASPWPAEWQTSQEQLLLVQRVIYHGIAGLLFEQSAQLLNWPQSVLAALREQSIALTMWEMRHRIVLGELLKAFSQAGIQPLILKGSAFAYDLYATPASRARGDSDLFIAVQDVPRARELLAGLGYQLLSEQHEDLEDLNLQELWELVTPDGSRHDIDLHWRALNSLALQELFDFNQCAAHSLPLAKLHPAARGLDRPRALLHACLHRAQHISTPYHVDGVTYYGGDRLIWANDIHLLASALTPADWAQLCQIAIANGSAGVCLNGLEIAQSRLGTPLPADAMARLRTAPGQHATSYLLGGRQVRRALLDLRAIPGLQRKLRFIRLRLLPSASFLREKYPRMRNSPLLLLHLRRLLDFLRPRPKGMKH is encoded by the coding sequence GTGCCTGAGACGGCGACGATCGACAATCTGCTGGCCCGCACATTGGCCGGTGAAGCGTCACCGTGGCCGGCAGAATGGCAGACTAGCCAAGAGCAACTGCTGCTTGTGCAGCGGGTGATTTATCACGGCATCGCCGGCTTGCTGTTTGAACAGTCCGCACAGTTGCTCAACTGGCCGCAGAGTGTACTCGCGGCCCTGCGCGAGCAGAGCATCGCCCTGACCATGTGGGAAATGCGCCACAGGATCGTGCTCGGCGAACTGCTCAAAGCCTTCAGCCAGGCCGGCATTCAGCCGCTGATTCTCAAGGGCAGCGCCTTTGCCTATGACCTCTATGCCACACCCGCCAGCCGTGCCCGTGGCGATAGCGATCTGTTTATCGCGGTGCAGGATGTGCCGCGAGCCCGCGAGTTGCTGGCCGGCCTCGGCTATCAACTGCTCAGCGAGCAACACGAAGATCTGGAAGACCTGAACCTGCAGGAGCTCTGGGAACTGGTCACGCCAGACGGCAGCCGCCACGACATCGACCTGCACTGGCGGGCCCTGAACTCGCTGGCGCTGCAGGAGCTGTTCGATTTCAACCAGTGCGCAGCCCATTCGCTGCCGTTAGCAAAACTGCACCCGGCCGCACGCGGACTGGACCGGCCAAGAGCCCTGCTGCATGCCTGCCTGCACCGCGCCCAGCACATCAGTACGCCCTACCATGTGGATGGCGTGACTTATTACGGCGGCGACCGGCTGATCTGGGCCAACGACATACATCTGCTGGCCAGTGCGCTGACGCCAGCGGATTGGGCGCAGCTGTGCCAGATCGCCATTGCAAACGGCAGTGCCGGGGTCTGCCTGAATGGTCTGGAAATTGCTCAATCGCGGCTCGGCACACCACTGCCAGCAGACGCAATGGCGCGCCTGCGTACAGCGCCCGGGCAGCACGCCACCAGTTACCTGCTGGGCGGGCGCCAGGTACGCCGGGCACTGCTGGATCTGCGTGCGATTCCGGGCCTGCAGCGCAAACTGCGTTTTATCCGCCTGCGCCTGTTGCCTTCGGCCAGCTTCCTGCGCGAGAAGTACCCACGCATGCGCAACTCACCACTGCTGTTGCTGCACCTGCGCCGGCTGCTGGACTTTCTCCGGCCGCGCCCCAAAGGAATGAAGCACTGA
- a CDS encoding tyrosine-protein phosphatase: MIDLHNHLLPGIDDGAPDLDTALELARIAVADGITHLVCTPHIHPGRYDNTPATIQAAHGQFVAALAQVGIPLQVATAAEVRFGAELMQGIAQGSIPFLGEWQDRKVLLLEFPHGEIPFAAERMTDWLLQRNILPMIAHPERNKGIMRTPSRLKPFIEQGCLLQVTAGSVAGSFGPAAQAIAHDLLQQGLVSILASDAHNVDYRPPILTDGLQQAAQLIGEAQAEALVLQTPWQIAQGHFQ, encoded by the coding sequence ATGATCGACCTGCACAACCACCTGCTTCCCGGCATCGATGACGGGGCGCCTGATCTCGACACCGCGCTGGAGCTGGCGCGCATCGCCGTGGCTGATGGCATCACGCATCTGGTGTGCACGCCACATATTCATCCGGGGCGCTACGACAACACGCCGGCGACCATTCAGGCCGCCCATGGGCAGTTTGTTGCAGCACTGGCGCAGGTGGGTATCCCGTTACAGGTCGCCACGGCGGCGGAAGTACGTTTCGGTGCCGAGCTGATGCAGGGCATTGCCCAGGGCAGCATTCCGTTTCTGGGCGAATGGCAGGACAGAAAGGTGCTGCTGCTGGAGTTCCCCCATGGCGAGATTCCGTTTGCCGCCGAGCGCATGACCGACTGGCTGTTGCAGCGCAATATTCTGCCGATGATCGCCCACCCGGAGCGCAACAAGGGCATCATGCGCACACCGTCACGGCTCAAGCCGTTTATCGAGCAGGGCTGCCTGCTGCAGGTGACGGCCGGTTCGGTGGCCGGCAGTTTTGGCCCGGCCGCCCAGGCCATCGCCCATGACCTGCTGCAGCAGGGGCTGGTGAGCATTCTGGCTAGCGATGCGCATAACGTTGATTATCGGCCACCGATTCTGACTGACGGCTTGCAGCAAGCCGCTCAGCTGATTGGCGAAGCACAGGCTGAGGCACTGGTGCTGCAAACGCCCTGGCAGATTGCTCAGGGCCATTTTCAGTGA
- a CDS encoding REP-associated tyrosine transposase: MPEIRKGSSRLLRKGRFSQSGQIYLVTTATLQRRKVFADFEAARLLVNILRIESASGSCKTLAFVVMPDHLHWLVQLEQGALSVVVGRVKSISAKRLGRPVWQDGFHDRALRSDDDLPALARYVVTNPLRAGLVKRVGLYPHWDAVWL, translated from the coding sequence ATGCCAGAAATACGCAAGGGTTCTTCCCGTCTGCTGCGCAAGGGCCGCTTTTCACAATCCGGGCAAATTTACCTGGTGACTACTGCTACGTTGCAGCGCAGGAAAGTGTTTGCAGACTTCGAGGCAGCCAGACTTCTGGTCAACATACTGAGAATCGAGTCCGCTTCTGGAAGCTGCAAAACCCTTGCGTTTGTAGTGATGCCGGATCATTTGCATTGGTTGGTGCAGCTTGAGCAGGGGGCGTTGTCAGTGGTGGTTGGCCGGGTCAAGTCAATTTCGGCCAAACGCCTTGGTCGGCCGGTGTGGCAGGACGGATTTCATGACAGGGCGTTGCGCAGTGATGACGATTTGCCGGCGTTGGCCCGGTATGTCGTTACTAATCCGTTAAGGGCGGGGTTGGTGAAGCGAGTCGGGCTCTACCCGCATTGGGATGCTGTCTGGTTGTAG
- a CDS encoding O-antigen ligase family protein gives MPQPSSLAERFLVAGLLLLLLWLPLPLGSNRDWAIGVLLLGIGVLGLGWAWARWRGLLGHHSQNTLKAARPMVLLLLAAQLWVAVQWLGGLSVDSGATFQSLLLGLGYCLLFMLCVSLCHTRKRLSLLLGTLVVSGTLQAFWGSFMTLSGTEWLLVGPKTSGVGVASGTFINRNHLAGYLEMTLACGIGLMLALRDGRPFSWVNLLELLLGPKARLRLALVVMVIALVLTRSRTGNSAFFISLLLTGGLFVLIEKQHRLRNSLILGSIILIDVLIISQYFGLEQLKDRLVNTQLRDVVVEGVVVQKSTEDRPDVFAYAYPLLLEKPLTGQGAGSFEAAFPKYPGADIRLRFDHAHNDYLQFGIEYGLLGSLPLAAFMLLALWHALRALWQRQSVYRSGVGFGAAMGIIALLIHSGTDFNLQIPANAATLIILCAIAVLAGSHSHPHKRHHARETGVKTVGTATAVGEAASVGAATRRDKASANQSI, from the coding sequence ATGCCTCAACCCAGCAGTCTTGCCGAACGCTTTCTCGTAGCCGGTCTACTCCTGCTGCTGCTGTGGCTGCCTCTGCCGCTGGGCAGCAACCGCGACTGGGCGATCGGCGTGCTGCTGCTGGGTATCGGCGTGCTCGGACTGGGCTGGGCCTGGGCGCGCTGGCGCGGCCTGCTCGGGCACCACAGCCAGAACACCCTGAAGGCGGCACGGCCGATGGTGCTGTTGCTGCTGGCTGCACAACTGTGGGTAGCCGTGCAGTGGCTTGGCGGGCTCAGTGTCGACAGCGGCGCGACCTTCCAGAGCCTGCTGCTGGGTCTGGGCTACTGCCTGCTGTTCATGCTCTGCGTCAGCCTGTGCCACACCCGCAAGCGCCTCAGCCTGCTGCTCGGCACGCTGGTGGTCAGCGGCACACTGCAGGCGTTCTGGGGCTCGTTCATGACCCTGTCGGGTACCGAATGGCTGCTGGTCGGGCCGAAGACCAGCGGCGTTGGCGTGGCCAGCGGCACCTTCATCAACCGCAACCACCTGGCCGGCTATCTGGAAATGACCCTGGCCTGCGGCATCGGCCTGATGCTGGCCCTGCGCGATGGGCGACCATTCAGCTGGGTGAACCTGCTGGAGCTGCTGCTGGGGCCGAAAGCCCGTCTGCGCCTGGCACTGGTGGTGATGGTCATTGCGCTGGTGCTGACCCGTTCGCGCACCGGCAACAGCGCCTTTTTCATCAGCCTGTTGCTCACCGGCGGGCTGTTCGTGCTGATCGAAAAACAGCACCGCCTGCGCAACAGCCTGATCCTTGGCAGCATCATCCTGATCGACGTGCTGATCATCAGCCAGTACTTCGGCCTTGAGCAGTTGAAAGACCGGCTGGTCAACACGCAACTGCGCGATGTGGTGGTCGAAGGCGTGGTGGTGCAGAAGTCCACCGAGGACCGCCCGGATGTGTTCGCCTATGCCTACCCGCTGTTGCTTGAAAAACCCTTGACCGGCCAGGGCGCCGGCAGCTTCGAGGCAGCCTTCCCGAAATACCCGGGCGCCGATATTCGCCTGCGCTTCGACCACGCCCACAACGATTATCTGCAGTTCGGCATCGAGTATGGCCTGCTCGGCAGCCTGCCACTGGCCGCCTTCATGCTGCTGGCGCTGTGGCATGCGCTGCGCGCCCTGTGGCAACGCCAGTCGGTGTATCGCAGCGGCGTGGGTTTCGGGGCAGCCATGGGCATCATCGCCCTGCTGATCCACTCCGGCACCGACTTCAACCTGCAGATCCCGGCCAACGCCGCCACGCTGATCATCCTCTGCGCCATCGCCGTGCTGGCCGGCAGTCACAGCCATCCGCACAAGAGACACCACGCAAGAGAAACCGGTGTAAAAACTGTAGGTACGGCGACAGCTGTGGGAGAGGCAGCATCTGTGGGAGCGGCGACTCGCCGCGATAAAGCCAGCGCCAATCAATCCATATAA
- a CDS encoding pirin family protein produces MNTRVVQQILPARSSRDGDGVRIQRVVGQRQHDMDPFLMLDEIRSDDQADYVGGFPPHPHRGIETLTYMLSGGFVHEDDFGNRGELRNGGAQWMSSGRGIIHSEMPLIHEGLLHGFQLWINLPAAHKLKAPEYRQATAEELPLITLENGATLRVFGGSWQLDGRTLGSPLDSMAAAARSLDLHLPAATALRLELPASDTLLAYVYEGALEVGSTIQKGQLVRFSTGEQVTLTAGKQGVRLLLLAGTPLGEPIVQHGPFVMNTEAEIRQAIADYHAGSLSNTH; encoded by the coding sequence ATGAATACCCGGGTAGTCCAGCAGATTCTGCCGGCACGCAGCAGCCGTGATGGCGATGGCGTGCGCATCCAGCGCGTGGTGGGCCAGCGTCAGCACGATATGGATCCATTTCTGATGCTCGATGAAATCCGTTCGGATGATCAGGCCGATTATGTCGGCGGCTTTCCGCCTCACCCCCATCGCGGCATCGAAACCCTGACCTACATGCTCTCCGGCGGCTTTGTGCATGAAGACGATTTCGGCAATCGCGGCGAGTTGCGCAATGGTGGCGCGCAATGGATGTCCAGCGGGCGCGGCATCATTCACTCGGAAATGCCGCTGATCCATGAGGGCCTGCTGCACGGTTTCCAGTTGTGGATCAACCTGCCGGCGGCGCACAAGCTGAAAGCCCCGGAATACCGTCAGGCCACGGCCGAGGAGCTGCCGCTGATCACGCTGGAAAACGGCGCAACGCTGCGTGTGTTCGGCGGCAGCTGGCAGCTTGATGGCCGCACGCTGGGTAGTCCGCTGGACAGCATGGCAGCAGCGGCGCGCAGTCTTGATTTGCATCTGCCGGCGGCAACCGCCTTGCGCCTCGAATTGCCGGCCAGTGACACCTTGCTGGCCTATGTCTACGAGGGCGCGCTGGAGGTCGGCTCGACCATCCAGAAGGGCCAGCTGGTGCGCTTCAGCACGGGCGAGCAGGTCACGCTGACTGCAGGCAAGCAGGGCGTGCGCCTGCTGTTGCTGGCCGGCACGCCGCTGGGCGAACCGATTGTGCAGCACGGGCCGTTCGTGATGAATACGGAAGCTGAAATCCGCCAGGCAATCGCCGACTACCATGCTGGTTCACTGAGCAACACCCATTGA
- a CDS encoding DoxX family protein produces MQLQKILATDNSLAGLVLRVGLGLALIPHGAQKLFGWFGGHGLQGTGQWMESIGLQPGLLMAALAGGAEFFGGLALLLGLLTRPAAALTAFTMLVAIFSAHWSSGFFLANGGYEYAFVLLVASLALLISGAGRLSLDRLLVRSA; encoded by the coding sequence ATGCAATTGCAGAAAATTCTCGCTACTGATAACTCGCTGGCCGGCCTGGTGCTGCGGGTTGGCCTGGGCCTGGCGCTGATCCCGCATGGCGCGCAAAAGCTGTTCGGCTGGTTTGGCGGCCATGGCTTGCAAGGCACTGGGCAATGGATGGAGTCCATCGGTTTGCAGCCGGGCCTGTTGATGGCTGCGCTGGCCGGTGGTGCCGAGTTCTTTGGCGGGCTGGCGCTGTTGCTCGGCCTGCTGACCCGTCCGGCAGCCGCTTTGACTGCCTTTACCATGCTGGTGGCGATTTTCAGCGCGCACTGGAGCAGCGGGTTCTTCCTCGCTAACGGCGGCTACGAGTACGCGTTCGTGCTGCTGGTTGCGTCGCTGGCGCTGCTGATTTCCGGAGCCGGACGGCTGTCGCTGGATCGCCTGCTGGTGCGCAGTGCGTAA
- a CDS encoding glutathione S-transferase family protein yields MLTLHHLETSRSQRILWLLEELKIPYELKVYQRDAKTRLAPPELKAVHPLGKSPVITDGEITVAESGAILEYLVETYGDLGKKELAKLNPPVGSEEHRQCRFWMHYAEGSLMNWMVMKLVFTTIPTQPMPFFVRPIARKLCEQVQQKLVDPNVNTALAFMDQHLASHKWFAGDNITVADFQMSFAVEAALARGSAAGQYPHLQAYRERLVKRPAYQRAIKVGGPVIMS; encoded by the coding sequence ATGCTCACTCTTCATCACCTGGAAACCTCCCGTTCGCAGCGCATCCTGTGGCTGCTGGAAGAACTGAAAATCCCCTATGAGCTGAAGGTCTACCAGCGCGACGCGAAAACCCGCCTGGCACCGCCGGAACTGAAAGCCGTCCACCCGCTGGGCAAGTCGCCGGTGATTACCGATGGTGAAATCACCGTCGCCGAATCCGGGGCGATTCTCGAATATCTGGTGGAAACCTATGGCGATCTGGGCAAGAAGGAGCTGGCCAAGCTGAACCCGCCTGTCGGCAGCGAAGAACACCGGCAGTGCCGATTCTGGATGCACTACGCCGAGGGCTCGCTGATGAACTGGATGGTCATGAAGCTGGTATTTACCACCATCCCGACCCAGCCGATGCCGTTCTTTGTGCGACCGATCGCCCGCAAGCTCTGCGAGCAGGTTCAGCAGAAACTGGTCGATCCGAACGTCAACACTGCGCTGGCGTTCATGGACCAGCATCTGGCCAGTCACAAGTGGTTTGCCGGGGACAACATCACGGTGGCGGATTTCCAGATGAGCTTTGCCGTGGAAGCCGCCCTGGCGCGTGGCAGCGCTGCCGGCCAGTATCCACACCTGCAGGCCTACCGCGAGCGCCTGGTGAAACGCCCGGCTTACCAGCGGGCAATCAAGGTTGGCGGCCCGGTGATCATGTCCTGA
- a CDS encoding DUF58 domain-containing protein, with protein MKPSRRLLGLTALVAGLAILLGTLPLLDIELPGLLTPLSWGLLCGLLLIALVDALLLRRLPTPTASRELHGNLPLGRWSEVRLSLQHSGSSALQIGVFDHVPANMECDDFPRTVTLLPGQSSTFNYRLRPLQRGHFHFAACELQLPGPLGLWQDRRLLELPGQTRVYPDFTRLHGAGLMGVEDWLNRLGVRQQPRRGLGMEFHQLREFRDGDILRQIDWKATARKRTPIVREYQDERDQQIIFLLDCGRRMRSQDGELSHFDHALNASLLLAYVALRQGDAVGLSTFASEQPRFLAPTKGPAQLTALLNTVYDLHSSQRPADYAAAVSQLLARQKRRALVVVLSNLRDDEDEELLAALKRLGRQHRVLLASLREEVLDQLREQPVENFDQALAYCGTVGYLNARSSLHERLLAHGVPLLDVRPGELGPELVSRYLAWKKAGVL; from the coding sequence CTGAAACCCTCCCGCCGCCTGCTCGGCCTGACCGCTTTGGTCGCCGGACTGGCCATCCTGCTCGGCACTCTGCCGCTGCTGGATATCGAGCTGCCCGGACTGCTCACCCCGCTGAGCTGGGGCCTGTTGTGCGGCCTGTTGTTGATCGCCCTGGTCGACGCCCTGCTGCTGCGCCGCCTGCCAACGCCCACGGCAAGCCGCGAACTGCACGGCAACCTGCCGCTGGGGCGCTGGAGCGAGGTGCGCCTGAGCCTGCAGCACAGCGGCAGCAGCGCACTGCAGATCGGCGTGTTCGACCATGTACCGGCCAACATGGAATGTGACGACTTTCCCCGGACAGTGACCCTGCTACCCGGCCAGTCCAGCACATTCAATTACCGCTTGCGCCCGCTGCAACGTGGCCATTTCCACTTCGCTGCCTGCGAGTTGCAGCTGCCCGGCCCGCTGGGCCTGTGGCAAGACCGGCGCTTGCTGGAGCTGCCCGGGCAGACCCGCGTCTACCCCGACTTTACCCGCCTGCACGGCGCCGGTCTGATGGGCGTGGAAGACTGGCTCAACCGGCTCGGCGTGCGCCAGCAGCCACGTCGCGGTCTGGGCATGGAGTTTCACCAGCTGCGCGAATTCCGCGACGGCGACATCCTGCGGCAGATCGACTGGAAAGCGACCGCGCGCAAACGCACGCCGATCGTCCGCGAGTACCAGGACGAACGTGACCAGCAGATCATCTTCCTGCTCGACTGCGGCCGGCGCATGCGCAGCCAGGACGGCGAGCTGTCGCACTTCGACCACGCGCTGAATGCCAGCCTGCTGCTGGCCTATGTCGCCCTGCGCCAGGGCGATGCCGTCGGTCTGAGCACCTTTGCCAGCGAACAACCGCGCTTTCTCGCCCCGACCAAGGGCCCGGCGCAACTCACCGCGCTACTCAATACGGTGTACGACCTGCACAGCAGCCAGCGCCCGGCCGACTACGCGGCGGCAGTCAGCCAGTTGCTGGCGCGGCAGAAGCGCCGGGCGCTGGTGGTGGTGCTGAGCAACCTGCGCGACGACGAGGACGAGGAACTGCTGGCCGCGCTCAAGCGCCTGGGCCGCCAGCATCGGGTGCTGCTCGCCAGCCTGCGCGAGGAGGTTCTCGATCAGCTGCGCGAGCAGCCGGTAGAAAATTTCGACCAGGCGCTGGCTTACTGTGGCACTGTCGGTTACCTGAATGCGCGCAGCAGCCTGCACGAACGCCTGCTCGCCCATGGCGTGCCGCTGCTGGACGTACGCCCCGGAGAGCTCGGCCCGGAACTGGTCAGCCGCTATCTGGCCTGGAAAAAGGCCGGCGTGCTCTGA
- a CDS encoding AAA family ATPase: protein MSDQPAAPAPNQSNTNRQRATQLAQALRGELQKAVIGQNAVIEDLLTALIAGGHVLVEGVPGLGKTLLVRALARCFGGEFARIQFTPDLMPSDVTGHAVYDLQSEQFKLRKGPVFCHLLLADEINRAPAKTQAALLEVMQERQVTLEGRALPVPLPFLVMATQNPIEQEGTYPLPEAELDRFMLKLRMDYPQQDEELEMVRQVTRSARGEILDVAALRTLLQPKDVLALQKIASDLPIDTQVLDYAVRLARTTRSWPGLVLGAGPRASIALVRGARARALLRGGDFVLPDDVKGCALAVLRHRVRLSPELDIEGLTVDQVLQQLINQVPAPRL from the coding sequence ATGAGTGATCAACCCGCAGCCCCGGCGCCGAACCAGAGCAATACCAACCGCCAGCGTGCCACCCAGCTGGCCCAGGCCCTGCGCGGCGAATTGCAGAAGGCAGTGATCGGCCAGAATGCGGTGATCGAGGATCTGCTCACTGCCCTGATCGCCGGCGGCCATGTGCTGGTCGAGGGCGTTCCGGGCCTCGGCAAGACCCTGCTGGTGCGTGCGCTGGCGCGTTGCTTCGGCGGCGAGTTCGCGCGCATCCAGTTCACCCCCGACCTGATGCCCAGCGACGTCACCGGCCATGCGGTGTACGACCTGCAGTCCGAGCAGTTCAAGCTGCGCAAGGGTCCGGTGTTCTGCCACCTGCTGCTGGCCGACGAGATCAACCGCGCCCCGGCCAAGACCCAGGCCGCGCTGCTGGAGGTCATGCAGGAACGTCAGGTCACCCTGGAAGGCCGCGCCCTGCCGGTGCCGCTGCCGTTCCTGGTGATGGCCACGCAGAACCCGATCGAACAGGAAGGCACCTATCCGCTGCCCGAAGCCGAGCTGGACCGCTTCATGCTCAAGCTGCGCATGGACTACCCGCAACAGGACGAAGAGCTGGAGATGGTGCGCCAGGTGACCCGCTCGGCACGCGGCGAGATTCTCGATGTAGCGGCGCTGCGCACCCTGCTGCAACCCAAGGACGTGCTGGCCCTGCAGAAGATCGCCAGCGACCTGCCGATCGACACCCAGGTGCTCGACTACGCCGTGCGTCTAGCGCGTACCACGCGCAGCTGGCCGGGCCTGGTCCTCGGCGCCGGCCCGCGTGCCTCCATCGCCCTGGTGCGCGGCGCACGGGCCCGCGCCTTGCTGCGTGGCGGCGACTTCGTGCTGCCGGATGACGTCAAGGGCTGCGCGCTGGCGGTGCTGCGCCACCGCGTGCGCCTGTCGCCGGAACTGGATATCGAGGGTCTGACGGTGGATCAGGTATTGCAGCAGTTGATCAACCAGGTGCCGGCACCGCGCTTATGA